CGCAGGTGTACTTGCCGAACTCGGCGATCGAGGCCTCGTCGGGGCTGCGCGCCCAGGCGATCGCGTCCTCGGCGGTGAAGGCCTTGCCGTCGCCGTCCGCCGCCCCGTCCGCGGGGGCCTCGGACGACGCGCCATCCTCGGGCGTCCCGCTCGGGTCCGCCGTGCCGGTGGCGGCATCCGTGGCCTTGGTGCTGGGGTCGTCGGTCGGCTCGCCGTCGGCGCTCAGGTCGAGACCCGGACGGCCGAGGCCGCCGGGCAGGCCTCCGGTGGACTGGGCGCACGGGCCCTGGGAGAAGTCCGAGCAGGCGACCAGGCGGAAGCGCAGCTGCGCCTGCCGCTTGACGGTCTCCTCGAGCTGGTCACGGTCGGCGCCCTTGCCCGGCACCTCGACGACGATGTTGCGCCCGCCCTGGGTGGTGACCGCCGCCTCGGCGACACCGGAGCCGTTGACGCGCTGGTCGATGATCCGGCGCGCCTCCTCGAGGTTCTCCTTGCTGGGGGTCCCGTCGGTGGTCAGCGTGATCCGGGTGCCGCCCTGGAGGTCGAGGCCGAGGGCTGGACGCCACGGCTTCTCCGGCGGCTTGACGCCGGCCTGCGACAGCGCGGTGAGTCCGTAGACCACGGCGAGGCCGAGGAAGAAGATGATCAGGTTGCGCCCGGGGCGCGGACGGCGCGCGGCCATGCTCAGCGCTCCTCTTCGGGGTCGGTGGAGTCGTCGTCGGGGGCGTCGGCGGCCGCGGTCTCGGCGAGGTCGCGGCGTACGGACGCCACGGCGCCGCGCACGACCTCGACCACCACGCCGGGCGCGATCTCGAGCTCGAGGTTGTCACCGGTCGTGGCGACGATGGTGCCGAAGATGCCGGACGTCAGCATCACGTCGTCGCCGACGGACAGCTGCGACTGGAGCTCGGCAGCCTGCTTGCGCTGGCGGGACGCCGGCCGGATGATCAGCAGCCAGAAGATGACGGCGATCGCGACGATCGGCAGCAGTTGTGCAGCGTCTTTCACAGACGAACCTCTCCAGCGGGGCAGGGATGAGCACCGCTCCTGCGTGGCAGGGGCGGGCCGACAGGGAAGTGTAGCCACGGACCCCAGCCGCCGCGGGATCGGCGGGGTCAGTCCTCGAAGAGGGTCGGCGTCGCCTCGTCCGTCGGGTACGACGGCGCCGGCATCCCGAGGTGCGCCCAGGCCGCCGGCGTGGCGATCCGGCCCCGTGGGGTGCGGGCGAGGAAGCCGTTGCGCACGAGGAACGGCTCGGCGACCTCCTCGACGGTCTCCCGCTCCTCGCCGACGGCGACCGCGAGCGTGGAGACGCCCACCGGTCCCCCGCCGAAGCGGCGGCACAGGACGTCGAGGACGGCGCGGTCGAGCCGGTCGAGGCCGAGCCCGTCGACCTCGTACAGGTCGAGGGCGGCCTCGGCGACGCTGCGCGTCACGGTGCCGTCGGCGCGGACCTGGGCGTAGTCGCGCACCCGGCGCAGCAGGCGGTTGGCGATGCGTGGCGTGCCACGCGAGCGGCCGGCGATCTCGGCCGAGCCCTCAGCGGTGAGCTCGACGCCGAGCAGCCCCGCCGAGCGGCCGACGATCAGGTCGAGCTCGGCGGGCTCGTAGAACTCGAGGTGAGCGGTGAAGCCGAACCGGTCGCGCAGCGGACCCGGCAGCAGGCCCGCCCGGGTGGTCGCGCCGACGAGGGTGAAGGGCGGGATCTCCAGCGGGATCGCCGTCGCTCCCGGTCCCTTGCCGATGACGACGTCGACGCGGAAGTCCTCCATCGCGAGGTAGAGCATCTCCTCCGCGGGTCGCGACATCCGGTGGATCTCGTCGACGAAGAGGACCTCGCCCTCGTTGAGCCCGGACAGGATCGCCGCCAGGTCGCCCGCGTGGGTGATGGCGGGCCCGCTCGTGATGCGCAGGGGCGCGGACATCTCGTGGGCGATGATCATCGCCAGCGTCGTCTTGCCCAGCCCGGGCGGACCGGAGAGCAGCACGTGGTCGGGCGCCCTCCCCCGCTGCCGAGCGGCCTCGAGGACCAGGCCCAGCTGGTCGCGCACGCGCACCTGGCCGACGACCTCGTCGAGGCTGCGCGGGCGCAGGGCCGCCTCGACGGCCCGCTCGTCGCCCTCCGCCTCGGCAGCGGTGAGCGAGCGGAGGTGGACCTCCTCAGCGGCGGCGAGCTCGTCCTCGTGGAAGGGCACGACCGATCACGCCTTCGAGAGCGAGCGCAGCGCCGCGCGCAGCAGCGCGCCGACGTCCGGCGAGCCCGCATCGGCCTGGTCGGCGACCGCGTCGACGGCCTTCTCGGCGTCCTTGGCGTTGTAGCCGAGGCCGACCAGTCCCTGGTGGACCTGGTCGCGCCAGGCAGCGGCCGCCACCGGAGCACCGCCGCCCGTCGCGCCGATGGGGGCGCCGATCCGGTCCTTGAGCTCCAGGATGATCCGCTGGGCGCCCTTCTGGCCGATGCCGGGCACCTTGGTGAGGGTCTTGACGTCCTCGGTGGCGATGGCCGTGCGGACCCCGTCGGGCGAGAGCACGGCGATGATCGACTGGGCGACCTTCGGACCGACGCCCGAGGCGGTCTGGACGAGCTCGAAGATCGCCTTCTCCTCCTCGTCGGCGAAGCCGTAGAGGGTGAGGGAGTCCTCGCGCACGACCATGCTCGTGGGCAGCGTCGCCTGACGGCCGGTGCGGAGCTGGGCGATGGTGCCCGGCGTGCACATCAGCTCGAGGCCGACACCACCGACCTCGACGATGGCGCTGGACAGGGTGACGGCAGCGACGTTGCCGCGCACGAATGCGATCATCGGACTCCTCCGGGCAGACGGGAACGGGTGGCGCGCGATGCGGCCAGCGCGGCGTCGATGCGCGCCTGCGAGCCGCCGCGCCAGATGTGGGTGATCGCGAGCGCCAGCGCGTCGGCGGCATCAGCCGGCTTGGGCATCGCGTCGAGGCGGAGGATGCGCGTGACCATCGCCCCGACCTGCGCCTTGTCCGCGCGTCCGTTGCCGGACACGGCGGCCTTCACCTCGCTCGGGGTGTGCAGGGCCACGGGCAGCCCGCGCCGCGCGGCGCACACCATCGCGATGCCGGCGGCCTGGGCGGTGCCCATGATCGTGCTGACGTCGGAGCGGGCGAAGATCCGCTCGATGGCCACGGCGTCGGGCCGGAACTCGTCGAGCCGGGCGTCGATGCCCTTCTCGATCGTGACCAGCCGCTCCGGGACCGAGAGCTCGGCGGACGTGCGTACGACGCCCACGTCGACCAGCGTCAGCGGCCGGCCGATCGAGCCGTCGACCACACCGAGGCCGCACCGGGTCAGTCCCGGGTCGATCCCGAGCACGCGCACGTCGTCACCTTCCGTCCGAACATGTGTTCGGAGACCAAGGTAGACGAAAGGACGTGCGATCCGGCCGGGACACGCCCGGCCGGCGCCCCGTCACTCCTCGATCTGGTCGAGGACCTCGTCCGGGATGTCGGCGTTGGAGAAGACGTTCTGGACGTCGTCGAGGTCGTCGACCGCGTCGACGAGCTTGAAGACCTTCCCGGCCGCCGTCGGGTCGGCGACGGGGATGTCCATCGAGGCGACGAACTGGACCTCGGCGGAGTCGTAGTCGATGCCGGCCTCCTGCAGCGCCGAGCGGACCGCGACGACGTCGGTCGCCTCGGACTGGACCTCGAAGCTGTCGCCGAGGTCGTTGACCTCCTCCGCTCCCGCGTCGAGGGTGGCCTCGAGGATGTCGTCCTCGGAGATCTCCTTGCCCTCCTGGGCCTTGGCGACGACGACGACGCCCTTGCGCGTGAACAGGCGCGAGACCGAGCCGGGGTCGGCCATGGTGCCGCCGTTGCGGGTGACCGCGGTGCGGACCTCCATCGCGGCGCGGTTGCGGTTGTCGGTGAGGCACTCGACGAGGAGCGCGACGCCCTGCGGGCCGTAGACCTCGTACATGATCGTCTCGTAGTCGACGCCGCCACCCTCGAGGCCGCCGCCGCGCTTCACGGCCGAGTCGATGTTCTTGTTGGGGACCGACTGCTTCTTCGCCTTCTGGATGGCGTCGAACAGGGTCGGGTTGCCGGACGGGTCGGGGCCACCCATCTTCGCGGCGATCTCGATGTTCTTGATCAGCTTCGCGAAGAGCTTGCCGCGCTTGGCGTCGATCGCGGCCTTCTTGTGCTTCGTGGTTGCCCACTTGGAGTGGCCAGACATTTCCGTCCCTCTTCTACCTCGACGACTTCCCTGCTGCCCGGCACCGCCGGAACAGCCGTGCGAGTCTATCCGGCGACCATCTCCAGGAAGACGCGGTGCACCCGGCCGTCCCCGTCCACCTCGGGGTGGAAGGACGTGGCGAGCAGGTGCCCCTGGCGTACGGCGACCGGGTGCCCGTGCGCCTCGGCGAGCACCTCGACGGCCGGTCCGGCCGCCTCCACCCACGGCGCACGGATGAACACGGCGTGCACCGGCGCGTCGAGGCCGGTGAAGTCGAGGTCGGCCTCGAACGAGTCGACCTGGCGCCCGAAGGCGTTGCGCCGGACGGTCACGTCGAGGCCGCCGATCGTCTCCTGCCCGACCGTCCCGCCCTCGATGCGGTCGGCGAGCAGGATCATCCCCGCGCAGGTGCCGAAGGTCGGCATGCCGCCCGCGACGCGCTCGCGGAGCGGGTCGAGCAGCTCGAACGTGCGGGCCAGCTTGGCCATCGTCGTCGACTCGCCGCCCGGGAGGACCAGCCCGTCACAACGCTCGAGCTCGGCGGGGCGGCGTACGGGGAAGGCGTCGGCGCCCAACGCGGTCAGGGCGTGCAGGTGTTCGCGGACGTCGCCCTGCAGGGCGAAGACTCCGATCGACGGCATGGGCACCGATCCTAGGGCGGTGGTCGTCGCGTCCCGGCGGCGGCCGTCCGGCCGGTCCCGCCACCACGCTCCAGAGCGCGGGCAGGAAGCAGGCGAGCACCAGCAGGGCCCACCACCACAGCGGCACGCGCGGGTGCATCGTGATGCCGTATCGGCCGTCGTCGTCGCGGTGGGTGATCAGCACCGAGCCGACCTCGCCGTCCGTCAGGTCGACGTGCGCGCCGCGGTGCGCCTGGAGTCGGACGGGGGCCAGCCCGGTCGAGACGTACGTCGCCCGCGCCCCGCCGTCGACCTCGGCGAACCCGAGCTCCTGGGCCCGCATGAAGGGCCGGTGGACGACGATCGCCACGCAGAGCAGCACCGCTCCCCCGACGACCAGGACGGGCGTGCGCCAGGTCGGCGACCGGACCAGCCACGCGACGGCGGCCAGGACGAGGCCGCCGACGAGCAGCAGGGGCGCCGCGACGACGAGCCAGCCGACGCCCGGCCACGTCCACACCACCTCGCCGACGAGGTCCGCCTGGGTGATCCGCCACGGGTCGGGTGCGGTGATCGCCCCCTGGGTGCCGATGCTGCCGTCCGCGTGGATGACGGCGACCCGGTGGCTGTAGGTGACGTCGCCGCCCGGCGGGTGGAAGGTCACGAAGTCGCCGACGTGCAGGGAGCCGATGTCCACGGGCTCGACCCACAGCAGCGAGTTCACCGGCGCGACGGTCCCCATCGAGGCCGTCTCCACCCGCTCCCAGTGCCCACCGCCCGCCCGCCACGCGCCCGCGGCGGCGGTGGCCGCGACCAGCACGGCGAGGAGGGTCCACTGCAGGGCGACCACGGCCCGGCGCCGGCTCATGCGAGGAACACCATGGCCGGGTCGGAGGTCCACTGCATCGCCATGGTCCAGCTCGTCGCCGGGCTGGTGCCGTAGGTGAAGGTCAGCGGGACCAGCAGGCGCAGGCCGGTGATGTCGGTGCTGTAGCCCGGCCCGCGCGCGGAGCTCGTGGTCAGGGACTGCGCCTGCCCCGCCGCCGGCGCCGCGACCGTGCGGGGGTTCGACGCGGGCGCCACGAGCGCGGTCAGGGTCATCGGCCCGACAGTGGCTGCCGGGTTGGTGAAGGCCAGGGTCGCCAGCACCTGGCTGCACGGGTCGGCCATCGCTCCCGGCAGCGTCCCCGTGTACGTCGTCAGGCCGTCGTCGCCCAGCATCCAGATCGACGCCGTCCCGCCCGTGCCGGCCAGGGACGTGCGGTAGGCAGTGGCGCTGGCGGCGGCGTACAGCGTGCCGACGGTGCCGGCCGACAGCGCGGTCGACTGGTTGACGAACGCGCCGGACAGGCGCCCGTGGAAGGACGACGACGGAGGCGCGGTCAGGCCGGTGAAGTCCGACCAGCCGAGGTGCCAGTAGCCGCTGGTGCCGGTCAGCAGGGCCAGCACGGTGCTCGACGCCTGGACGTTGCCGTCGACGTACAGGGTGATCGTCATGGTCACGCCGAGGACCGCCTTGGAGACGGTGAGGACCGCGAGGTGCCAGCCCGACGAGTACGACGACGAGCTGGCCCCCTGGGTGGTGCCGAGCGTGCTCGACACCGCGTAGCGGACCTTGCCGTTCTGGTCGAGCCAGAGCGCCGGGTTGGCCGCGCCGCTGCCGTTGGACAGGCTGCTGCTGAGGCTGAGCAGCCCACCGCCCTGGGCGTCGGACGCGTTGAACCAGACGCCCAGCGAGTAGTTGTTGGACAGCAGGCCGAGCAGGCCCGAGCCGTTGGTGCCGACGATGTCGGTGGCGTAGCCCGATCCGGAGAACTGTGCCGAGGACGTGCTGCCCCACGGGTCGGCCCGCTGTAAGGCGACCGCGTTGCGCGCCAGGAGCGGGTCGCCCGCCTGCTGGGTGTTGGCGAAGCGGACCGGGCCGCACGAGGCGGTGGCCAGGCTCTGGGTGATCGCACGGCCGCTGTCGTTGGTGATCGTGTCCCCCGCGCTCGCGGGCGCTCCGGACGAGGGCGCCAGGGAGCCCGGACACGCGACCGTGGCCGTGCGCGGCCCGCCGACGCAGGGCCCACCGGTGTGGGCATGCGTCACGGCGAGGGTTCCGGAGGCGGCGGTGTCCGTGCTGTTGGCGACCACCGCCGACGTCCAGCCGGACAGGGTCCCGGACGTCCCCGTGGCGAGGCCGAGCAGCGCCAGCGCCGCCACCGCGACGGTCCAGCGGCCCGGCCGCGTCATTTGTTCAGCGTCCAGCTCAGCGGCTGGCTGACCGTGACGCCCTGGTCGAGCACGGATGCGCCCCCGGGCAGCGCGACCGTGATCCGGCAGGTCGCCGAGGCGCCGGACGCCAGGCCCGGCGTGTGGGTCAGCGTCGGCATGCTGGCTGCCGAGCCGGCGGCGTACACGAGGTCGGTCCAGGCCGCGCCCGCCGAGTACGACGACCCGCTCGAGCAGCTGACCGCCACCGTGAGGTCGGTGGTGCACAGGTTGTTGGGTGTCGGCGTGCCGCTCGACGGGCTGGACGCGCACGTGCCCGGGGTCAGCACGAAGCTCGACGCGTTGGCCGCGCCGAGGTTGGTGAACACCACGTCGCTCACCTGACTGCCGCCGGGCGCGAGGGGCGAGGTCGTGCCGCCGTACTTGTTGATCGTCGTGCAGGTCGCCGAGTTGGCCGCGCCGTCGCTGGACCGGCAGGTCTGCGTGACGTGACCCGCGGTGCCGTCGGGGCCGACCTCCTGGAGGATCACCGCGGTCGTGGTCGCGACCGTGTTGGTGCCATTGGTCAGCACCGCGCTCGTCCAGTCCGAGAGGGTGCCGTTGACGCCGAGGGTCAGCAGCGCGGCCGCGGTCGCGCAGGCGCCGGCGAGGAGGCCACGCGGGCCCGGGCGCGGCCACCGGCGCCGTGCGGCGTGGCGGTGCGTCGGCGCCACGGCGCCATCACCCCAGCGTCCAGACCAGCGGCTGCGTCGCGGTCTGCCCCGAGACCTGCGGCGACGCGGACGCGGGCAGCGAGACGTCGAAGGTGCAGTCCGTCGAGTCCCCCGCGTCGAGGCTGGCGACGACGGCCTGGTCGCCGAAGGCCGAGAGCACGACGGGGGCCCCGGTGGTGTCGAGCGCGCTGGGTGCCGTGCAGACGACCGTGACGAGCGCGACGTCGCAGATGCTCGCCGTCGCGGTCGGGCTCCCCCCGGACGTCGCGCAGGCGCCGGGTCCCAGCGCGAGCGGGCCGCTGCCCGTGCCGGTGTTCGTGAGCGTGACGGTCACCGACTGGTGGTCGCCCGGCTCCAGCGGCGTCGCGGTGCCGCCGTACTTGTCGATGGTCGAGCAGGTGTACGTGTTGGCGGACCCACCGCCGTCGGTGGACGTGCACACCGCGCTGTTGGGTCCGGTCTCCTCGAGGACCAGCGCCTGCGCCGCCTCGAGGGTGTTGGTGTCGTTGGTGATGATCGCGCGGGTCCAACTGGCCAGCGTGCCGCTCACGCCGAGGACCAGGAGGACCGCGGCGATCGCGCCGGCACCGACGAGCGCGAGGCTGCGGCGACGGTCGCGGGAACGGGCAGTGGTCATGCCCCTTCATCGGCCGCGCCGCCGCCCGGCTGAGGACTCAGGACACCGAGCAGTTCTTGTTGCCGTTGCCGGAGTAGTTGGCGGCGTTCGACAGCGTCGACTCCACGCCCCCGGTGACGGCGACCAGTCGGAAGGTCCCGGCCTCGTTGTTGATCGACTGCGTCTGGCCGCTGCGCGCCGTCCCCGCGAAGGTGGTCGGGGTGCGGAAGCTGCCACCACCGCCGTAGTAGAGCTTGAACGAGTCGGGGTTGCCCGAGCCGGACCAGGTCCACGTCAGGTTGTAGGGGTTGTTGCCGTTGATGGTCGTGCAGCCGGTGATGACCGGCGTCACCGGCACCGGCGCCGCCACCGTGAACGTGGTGACCAGCGGCGTGGCCGTGTTGCCGGCGACGTCGGAGGCCGAGTACGTCGCCTGGTAGGTCCCGTTGACCATGAGCGCCGCCGTGAGCCCGCTGGAGCGGTACTGCGCTCCCGACACGACGGTCATCGGCTGGGCCGCGCACGCGGTGCCGTTGACGAAGGCCGAGCCGTCCCAGCACTGGACGGTGCCGCTGGTGCGTACCAGCTTCACCGCCACGGCGCTCACGCCGGAGCCGGCCGTGTCGGTCGCGTTGACGCAGACCTGGTTGGCGCTCGACGAGCACGAGAGCGCTGCCCAGTTCGTACCCGTCGCGCCGTTGCTGGGCGCCGGGCTCGTCAGCACCGGGGGCGTCGTGTCAGGCGTCGTGATCGTCGCGGTCGCTGTCGCGGTGTCCGTCCACACCGCCGACGTGAAGGCCCACGGACCACCGCCGGTCACACCGACGACGCCGCCGACGGCGAGGACCGAAGCGAGACCGGCGGGCACGACCAGCCGCCTGGCGCCCGTCGTACGACGCCGGGCGCCGCCGCCGCGGTGGCCGAACCCGAGGAGGGCGGCAGCCGCCACGAGCAGCCCCGCGGCCAGCAGCCCGGCAGGGCTGGAGGCGGCGCTGAGCACGCGGCCGGCGTACGGGATCCCGAAGGCGACGCGATCGGCCGCGTCCACGACGTAGGTCTCGGCGTCCGGCACGTTGTTGGTGTCGCCCTGCAGGGTCAGCGCGACGCCGTCGCCCGACGGCACCGCCGCCACGACCCGGTGGGTGACCCGGTGGCCCTGGGCGTCCACCACGCTGACGACGTCCCCGACCGAGATGTCCGCGGCAGGGACCTCCCGGGCGACGCCCAGCGCACCGGCCTCGTAGGAGGGGCTCATCGACCCGGAGACGAAGACGAGCGGAGTGACGTGGAAGAGCCACCCGGCGACGAAGCCGGCCAGGCAGAGGGCGCCCAGCACGCCGCCCGTCCACAGCACGGCCTCCCGGCCCCAGCGCGCCACCCGGGTCATGCGATCACCTGCGTCGCCGCGAAGGTGAACGCGACATTGGACGACTGGAAGCCGCCGACGCCGGAACCGGACGGGAGCGTCACCTGCACGCAAAGGTCGTGGTACGGGGTCACGGACGTCGCGGCGAGGTTGCCACCGGGGGCGCTGTAGCCGTTGAGGTTCGCGTTGGCGGTGCCGACGACGGTCCCGCCGGTGCACGTCGAGCCGCTCACGGTTCCTCCCTTGCGCACGGTGACCTTGAGCGCGGCACCGAGCGTGCCCGTGGCGGTCGCCGAGACGGTGTACCCGAAGGTGAGCCGCCCGGTGCTGTTGTTGCGGACCCGGAGGACCTTGGCCACCGAGCCGCCAGAGGCCGGGATGCTGCCGGAGAGGTCGCTCCACACGTAGGTCTCGGGCTTCACCTTGTTGTTCGTGGCGAGGTCGATGTGGACGGCGCCGGCCTGCACGGCCACGCCCTCCACCGTCGCCGCGTTGTGCCAGTACGCCGAGGTGGCGACGGCACCCGCGCCGAGCAGCAGGCCCGCCGACAGCAGGGCCCGGGTGCGACCGCGGCCGAACCAGCGGGCGCGCTGCGCACGGTGCCGGGGATCAGGCCTGTCCATCGGTGACCACCTCCTCGTCACGGTCGCGGCGGTCGCGGCGTCGGACCAGTGCGAGACCGGTGCCGACGAGCGCGGCCGCGAGCCACAGGAGGCCGGGCGCGACGGCGGAACCGGTGCCCGGCAGGCCGTCCTGCACGCCGCCCACCTGGCCGTCGTCACCGTCACCGGAGCCGGACCCGTCGCCGTCGCCCTCGTCGACACCTCCGACGTCGCCGTCCTCGGAGAGGGTGAGCCTGATCCGGAACGGGACGGAGTCGACCTGGCGGGTGGAGTCCCAGTCGAAGGTCGCACGCACGGAGACTCGCGTCTGGGCGCCCTCGGCCACCTCGAGCTCGGTCGCGGCCCGCGTCGTGCCGGCCTCGACCGGGAGCCAGGCACCGTTGCCGATCCGTGCCTCGAGCGTGAAGTCGTCGTCGGCGAGCAGCAGGTCGGGGTCGTTCGCGACCACGTCGACCGTGAGCACGCCGGCGGAGGGGCCGTCGTTGCGGACCCGGAACGAGCGGACCTCCTGGTCGCCCGGGACGAACCGGAACGACGGCTCGAAGAGCGGCGCGGTGAGCTCGGTGCTCCAGCTGACGCCGTCGCGGCTCAACCCGATCTCGTCGTCGGCGTGCGCCGGCGCGGCAGCCAGCGTGACCGTCGCGATGGCGACGGACACGATCGGTGCGACGAGACGCCGGATCACGATGAAGCCCTTCCTGTTGCTCTTCTGCGGGTCCCGGTGCGGACCAGGACCACGACGGCCAGCAGGAGGATTCCTGCCGCCAACGCCGGCGCGGGCCGGCGGTTCTTCCCAGGTGGTGCGAGTGCTGCGGGTCGTGCTGGTGCTGCTGACGTTGCTGGTGCTGCCGGATCCGTCGACCCCTCAGTGACCGGCTCCGGCGACTCCCTCTTCACCCGCCGGCGGTCACGGAGTGCCGTGACGAACATGAAGGCTGCGTAGCCGATGAGCGCCGCCGAGACGCCGAAGACGGCCCACTGACGCTCCTGGCCCGACAGCACGTTGTTGAGTCGTCCGAGGTACGGCGCCGAGTACCACAGCCGGCCCCTGACCTGGACCTCGGCGACCGGGAGCGGGTCCGGGTCGTCGTTGGCGTCGCCCTGCGTGATCAGCTGCGTCGTTCCGTCGAACCGGTTGCTGACCCCGACCACCCGGTGGGTGACGACGGTCGCCTTGCCGGACTCGAGCTGGTAGGTGATCACGTCGCCGACGGCGATCTCGTCCATGTCGACGGGCTTGACCACCACCAGCGTGCCCGGCGGGTAGGTCGGCTCCATCGAGCCGGTGAGCACCGTGTACGGCGTCGCCCCGGCGAGCCGCGGCACGAGGACCGCGGCCGCCAGGATGACGACCACACCGAGGATCACCACCCACAGCACGACCTGCCAGAGCCAACCGAGCGTCGCTCGTGCCGTGGGTGCCACCCGTCAGACGCCGTGATCGCCGGGAGCGATCAGCTGTGGACCTGGGTCAGCGAGAAGCCGAAGTCGCTCAGCGTCACGTTCTGGGTCTGCGTGCCGTTGCCCGCGGTGCCCAGGAAGGTGATGGTGATCGACGCGTCGACGACGTCGCCGTCGTTGGCCTCGGTGATGACGCCGTCGGCCACGTCGGTCCCGTCGATCTGGAACGAGTCGTCGATGGTCAGGTTCGTGCCCGTCAGCGAACCGCCACGGGTCGGGTCCGTGACGTCGAGGTTGGCGCGCAGGTGCTCACCGGTCGCCTGGACCTCGAACGAGCAGGTCTTCGTGAGGGTGTCGCCGGGGACGATGAGGTCGCCGGCCTCCCAGACCTTGCTGGCCTCGTCCTCGCCGCTGTCGAACACCCAGTCGGCGTCCGCGCACGTGTCGTTGATGATCTTGAGCTCGCCCGCGGTCGCAGCGATGCCCTCGACGTCAGCGTCGGCGGTCCAGAACGCGAGCGTCCCGGCGCCACCCATGAGCAGCACGGCCGCGCCGCCGGCGGCGAGTGCGCCCTTCGTCGTCTTCTTCATTGGTTCTCCAGTCCCCATGCCTGCGTTGTCCCCAGGTCTGGCTCTCAGTTGTGAGGGATTGACTTTTTCCGACGCGGGAGCGCCTCGGAATCCGAAACGAAGGCAATCACGGACGGTCATGCAGGCGCGGGGAAACCGGGACATTGGCCCGGTAAATAAATCGGAGCCATGGTCCTGACGTGTCAGGACCATGGCTCCGATGGGTCATGCGGGTGGTTGCCCGCGTGGTTCAGCGAGGAGTCACCAGCCGCGCTCGGCGAGGCGGTGGGGCTGGGGCAGCTCGTCGACGTTGATCCCGACCATCGCCTCACCCAGACCACGCGAGACCTTCGCGACCACGTCCGGGTCGTCGAAGAAGGTCGTCGCCTTCACGATCGCCTCGGCGCGCTGCGCCGGGTTGCCCGACTTGAAGATCCCCGAGCCGACGAACACACCCTCGGCACCCAGCTGCATCATCATCGCCGCATCCGCCGGCGTCGCGATCCCACCAGCGGTGAACAGCA
Above is a genomic segment from Nocardioides aromaticivorans containing:
- a CDS encoding SipW-dependent-type signal peptide-containing protein, with the protein product MDRPDPRHRAQRARWFGRGRTRALLSAGLLLGAGAVATSAYWHNAATVEGVAVQAGAVHIDLATNNKVKPETYVWSDLSGSIPASGGSVAKVLRVRNNSTGRLTFGYTVSATATGTLGAALKVTVRKGGTVSGSTCTGGTVVGTANANLNGYSAPGGNLAATSVTPYHDLCVQVTLPSGSGVGGFQSSNVAFTFAATQVIA
- a CDS encoding signal peptidase I encodes the protein MAPTARATLGWLWQVVLWVVILGVVVILAAAVLVPRLAGATPYTVLTGSMEPTYPPGTLVVVKPVDMDEIAVGDVITYQLESGKATVVTHRVVGVSNRFDGTTQLITQGDANDDPDPLPVAEVQVRGRLWYSAPYLGRLNNVLSGQERQWAVFGVSAALIGYAAFMFVTALRDRRRVKRESPEPVTEGSTDPAAPATSAAPARPAALAPPGKNRRPAPALAAGILLLAVVVLVRTGTRRRATGRASS
- a CDS encoding alternate-type signal peptide domain-containing protein; this encodes MKKTTKGALAAGGAAVLLMGGAGTLAFWTADADVEGIAATAGELKIINDTCADADWVFDSGEDEASKVWEAGDLIVPGDTLTKTCSFEVQATGEHLRANLDVTDPTRGGSLTGTNLTIDDSFQIDGTDVADGVITEANDGDVVDASITITFLGTAGNGTQTQNVTLSDFGFSLTQVHS